The Streptomyces sp. DH-12 genome has a window encoding:
- a CDS encoding DUF692 domain-containing protein encodes MTTVRLGTGIGWRPEIADAVEAMPGIDWVEVVAENVCPGHLPDSLLRLRERGVTVVPHGVSLGLGGAERPDEGRLTALAERATALGSPLVTEHIAFVRAGGPLTASPGVEAGHLLPVPRTRDALAVLCENVRIAQDALPVPLAVENIAALFSWPGEEMTEGQFLYELADRTGVRLLIDVANLHTNHVNRGEDPAEALAGLPLEALAYVHVAGGFERDGVWHDSHAHPVPRPVLDILTGLASRVSPPGVLLERDENFPPPAELERELDAIRGAVEAGARSRSEAPAAGGVREPAPVEAADGSARERLALAQTAVLSALVAGTPVPEGFDRTRMRVQARALAAKRADVVARVAPELPVILGDGYRPAFLAYAQTRPMTGGYRHDAMAFVERLLSAGRPEDTRARRELRAWWLDRSGPRPRSHRPVVRLARATRRALLRR; translated from the coding sequence ATGACGACGGTGCGGCTGGGGACCGGGATCGGGTGGCGCCCGGAGATCGCGGACGCGGTGGAGGCCATGCCGGGCATCGACTGGGTCGAGGTGGTGGCCGAGAACGTCTGCCCCGGACACCTGCCCGACTCGCTGCTGCGGCTGCGCGAACGCGGCGTGACCGTCGTGCCGCACGGCGTCTCCCTGGGGCTCGGCGGCGCCGAACGGCCCGACGAGGGGCGCCTGACCGCGCTCGCCGAGCGGGCCACGGCGCTCGGCTCGCCCCTCGTCACCGAGCACATCGCGTTCGTGCGCGCGGGCGGGCCGCTGACCGCCTCCCCCGGCGTCGAGGCCGGACACCTGCTGCCGGTGCCGCGCACCCGCGACGCCCTCGCGGTGCTGTGCGAGAACGTCCGCATCGCCCAGGACGCGCTCCCGGTGCCGCTCGCCGTGGAGAACATCGCCGCGCTGTTCTCCTGGCCCGGCGAGGAGATGACCGAGGGGCAGTTCCTGTACGAACTGGCCGACCGCACCGGCGTACGGCTGCTCATCGACGTCGCCAATCTGCACACCAACCACGTCAACCGCGGCGAGGACCCGGCCGAGGCGCTCGCCGGCCTGCCCCTGGAGGCCCTCGCCTACGTGCACGTCGCGGGCGGGTTCGAGCGGGACGGCGTGTGGCACGACAGCCACGCCCACCCCGTGCCGCGTCCGGTGCTCGACATCCTCACCGGCCTCGCCTCCCGCGTCTCGCCCCCGGGCGTGCTGCTGGAGCGGGACGAGAACTTCCCGCCCCCGGCGGAGCTGGAGCGCGAACTGGACGCGATCCGCGGGGCGGTGGAGGCGGGCGCCCGCAGCCGGTCCGAGGCCCCGGCCGCGGGGGGCGTGCGGGAGCCCGCCCCCGTGGAGGCCGCGGACGGGTCCGCGCGGGAGCGGCTGGCGCTCGCGCAGACGGCGGTGCTGTCCGCGCTGGTCGCGGGGACGCCGGTGCCGGAGGGGTTCGACCGGACACGGATGCGGGTGCAGGCGCGGGCGCTCGCCGCCAAGCGCGCGGACGTCGTCGCGAGGGTGGCCCCGGAACTGCCGGTGATCCTCGGCGACGGCTACCGGCCGGCCTTCCTCGCGTACGCGCAGACCCGGCCGATGACGGGCGGCTACCGGCACGACGCGATGGCCTTCGTGGAGCGGCTGCTGTCGGCCGGACGCCCCGAGGACACGCGGGCGCGGCGCGAGCTGCGCGCGTGGTGGCTCGACCGGTCGGGTCCGCGCCCCCGGTCGCACCGGCCCGTGGTCCGCCTGGCCCGGGCCACCCGCCGCGCGCTGCTGCGCCGCTGA
- a CDS encoding peptidyl-tRNA hydrolase, with amino-acid sequence MNDDRTTPAPDSPFRPDPGDRDAAPQFVLPLVVRIERAAPPARTDALETAARAVLAMLTDERSVGEGEWAQAVRDWQDARIRKVVRRARGAEWRRAEALPGITVTGKSAEVRVFPPVPLDGWPKDLARLQVSGTDLDDPGPVPPADPGVPTLWMNPDLEMSAGKAMAQAGHGAQLAWWELSDAAREAWRAVGFPLAVRTADPADWPALTGGGLPTVRDAGFTEIAPGSCTVVADHPALR; translated from the coding sequence GTGAACGACGACCGGACGACACCCGCCCCCGACAGCCCCTTCCGACCCGACCCGGGCGACCGTGACGCGGCGCCGCAGTTCGTGCTGCCCCTGGTGGTCCGTATCGAGCGGGCCGCGCCGCCCGCCCGTACCGACGCCCTGGAGACGGCGGCCCGCGCGGTCCTGGCGATGCTGACCGACGAGCGGTCGGTGGGCGAGGGCGAATGGGCGCAGGCCGTGCGCGACTGGCAGGACGCCCGTATCCGCAAGGTGGTGCGGCGGGCGCGCGGCGCGGAGTGGCGGCGTGCGGAGGCGCTCCCCGGGATCACCGTGACCGGGAAGTCGGCCGAGGTGCGGGTCTTCCCGCCGGTGCCGCTGGACGGCTGGCCCAAGGACCTGGCCCGGCTCCAGGTGTCCGGCACCGACCTCGACGACCCCGGTCCGGTGCCCCCGGCGGACCCCGGCGTGCCGACGCTCTGGATGAACCCGGACCTGGAGATGTCGGCCGGCAAGGCGATGGCCCAGGCCGGTCACGGCGCCCAACTCGCCTGGTGGGAGCTGTCGGACGCGGCCCGTGAGGCCTGGCGGGCGGTCGGCTTCCCGCTCGCCGTGCGCACCGCCGACCCCGCCGACTGGCCCGCGCTGACCGGCGGCGGCCTGCCCACGGTGCGCGACGCCGGCTTCACGGAGATCGCCCCCGGCTCGTGCACCGTCGTGGCGGACCACCCGGCCCTGCGCTGA
- a CDS encoding neutral/alkaline ceramidase, which yields MTAERPPLRDRRTVLKAGAATGLGLAGAHLVSPGAAAAAAGGGGGYLVGRGISDATGEVAEVGMMGYGRFDQQAAGLHTRLRARAFVVVEEASGRRVLLIVADSPMIFESVHRAVLRRLKQAYGGLYTERNVLITATHTHAGPGGHSHHLLYNTTTFGFHRATFEAVADGLFEAARNAHDDLAPSELLLSHGTLTGASVNRSRAAFDRNPKADRDHFPDGVDTLTTLLRVERGGRTVGAVNWFPVHGTSMSGDNRLISADNKGYAAYHWEREVHGVDYLADGSPAFVSAFAQTNSGDMSPNLDLVPPTTPADFEATRANGLRQYEAAAAQAGKPGTRLSGPVDSRMVYVDLSDVTVRPEFTGDGRTHRTSTPCVGAAMAAGSLEDGPAFPGFDEGENPFWDAVSDSIVYTVSPELKQAQAPKDVFVPIGEMNRVYPWVQERVPVMLVRIGGLYLIGIPGEVTVCAGLRLRRTVAGIVGAALDDVLVAGYSNAYVHYVTTPEEYDAQHYEGGSTLFGRWQLPALQQTAAELAVSLRDGTDLPLGPEPPDLSGTVLSLQPGVVLDAPPLFRTFGDVLVRPRENYRTGERVEVVFAGAHPGNDLHRGDTYLRIERRDSGGAWRTVADDGDWATRFHWARDGIAASKVTITWDIPRGTPPGAYRVVYHGDAKSLDGKVSSITGVSTAFQVR from the coding sequence ATGACCGCGGAACGTCCTCCCTTGCGCGACCGCCGGACCGTCCTGAAGGCGGGGGCCGCCACCGGCCTCGGGCTGGCGGGCGCGCACCTGGTCTCCCCGGGCGCCGCGGCCGCCGCCGCGGGAGGCGGCGGCGGTTATCTCGTCGGCCGGGGGATCTCCGACGCCACCGGCGAGGTCGCCGAGGTCGGCATGATGGGGTACGGCCGATTCGACCAGCAGGCGGCGGGGCTGCACACCCGCCTGCGGGCGCGGGCGTTCGTCGTGGTCGAGGAGGCGAGCGGACGCCGCGTGCTGCTGATCGTCGCCGACTCCCCGATGATCTTCGAGAGCGTGCACCGGGCGGTGCTGCGACGGCTGAAGCAGGCGTACGGCGGTCTGTACACCGAGCGGAACGTGCTCATCACCGCCACCCACACCCACGCGGGACCCGGCGGCCACTCGCACCATCTCCTCTACAACACCACGACGTTCGGCTTCCACCGGGCGACCTTCGAGGCGGTGGCGGACGGCCTGTTCGAGGCGGCGCGCAATGCGCACGACGACCTGGCCCCGTCCGAACTGCTCCTCAGCCACGGCACGTTGACCGGTGCGAGCGTCAACCGCTCGCGGGCCGCCTTCGACCGCAACCCGAAGGCCGACCGGGACCACTTCCCGGACGGCGTCGACACCCTCACCACCCTGCTGCGGGTGGAGCGCGGGGGCCGCACGGTCGGGGCGGTCAACTGGTTCCCGGTGCACGGCACCAGCATGTCCGGCGACAACCGCCTGATCAGCGCCGACAACAAGGGCTACGCGGCCTACCACTGGGAGCGCGAGGTCCACGGCGTCGACTATCTGGCCGACGGCTCCCCGGCGTTCGTCTCCGCGTTCGCCCAGACCAACAGCGGCGACATGTCGCCCAACCTGGACCTGGTGCCGCCCACGACGCCCGCCGACTTCGAGGCCACCCGCGCCAACGGGCTCCGCCAGTACGAGGCGGCCGCGGCCCAGGCGGGGAAGCCCGGCACGCGGCTGTCCGGGCCGGTCGACTCGCGGATGGTGTACGTGGACCTCTCCGACGTCACCGTGCGCCCGGAGTTCACCGGCGACGGGCGGACGCACCGCACGTCCACCCCGTGCGTCGGCGCGGCGATGGCGGCGGGCAGCCTGGAGGACGGCCCGGCCTTCCCCGGCTTCGACGAGGGCGAGAACCCGTTCTGGGACGCCGTCTCCGACTCGATCGTCTACACGGTCTCCCCCGAGCTGAAGCAGGCCCAGGCGCCGAAGGACGTCTTCGTGCCGATCGGGGAGATGAACCGCGTCTACCCGTGGGTGCAGGAGCGGGTGCCGGTGATGCTGGTGCGCATCGGCGGCCTCTACCTGATCGGCATCCCCGGCGAGGTCACCGTCTGCGCGGGCCTGCGGCTGCGGCGCACGGTCGCCGGGATCGTCGGCGCGGCCCTCGACGACGTCCTCGTCGCCGGTTACAGCAACGCGTACGTCCACTACGTGACCACGCCGGAGGAGTACGACGCCCAGCACTACGAGGGCGGCAGCACCCTCTTCGGGCGCTGGCAGCTCCCGGCGCTCCAGCAGACCGCGGCCGAGCTGGCGGTGTCCCTGCGCGACGGCACGGACCTGCCGCTCGGCCCCGAGCCGCCGGACCTGTCCGGCACGGTGCTCTCGCTCCAGCCCGGCGTGGTGCTGGACGCGCCGCCCCTGTTCCGGACGTTCGGCGACGTGCTGGTGCGGCCGCGGGAGAACTACCGGACGGGGGAACGCGTCGAGGTCGTCTTCGCGGGCGCCCACCCGGGCAACGACCTGCACCGCGGTGACACGTACCTGCGGATCGAGCGGCGGGACTCCGGCGGGGCCTGGCGCACCGTCGCCGACGACGGCGACTGGGCGACCCGCTTCCACTGGGCCCGCGACGGGATCGCCGCGTCCAAGGTCACGATCACCTGGGACATCCCCCGGGGCACTCCCCCGGGCGCCTACCGCGTCGTCTACCACGGCGACGCGAAGAGCCTGGACGGGAAGGTCTCGTCGATCACGGGTGTGTCGACGGCCTTCCAGGTGCGCTGA
- a CDS encoding SRPBCC domain-containing protein — protein sequence MTVTRVDKDVDTLTLTLVADFAAPVERVWQLWADPRLLERWWGPPGYPATVEEHDLTPGGGVTYYMTGPEGDKFGGWWRVSSVTPPTALEFTDGFAGQDGRPDPEMPVTTVRMTLTGREGGTRMELRSVFDSREQMEQLAEMGMVEGMSQAVGQMDALLEG from the coding sequence ATGACTGTCACCCGTGTCGACAAGGACGTCGACACCCTCACGCTCACCCTCGTCGCGGACTTCGCCGCACCGGTGGAGCGGGTCTGGCAGCTGTGGGCCGACCCGCGGCTGCTGGAGCGCTGGTGGGGCCCGCCCGGATACCCGGCGACCGTCGAGGAGCACGACCTCACCCCGGGCGGCGGCGTGACGTACTACATGACCGGACCGGAGGGCGACAAGTTCGGCGGCTGGTGGCGGGTCTCCTCGGTCACGCCGCCGACGGCCCTGGAGTTCACCGACGGCTTCGCCGGCCAGGACGGGCGGCCGGACCCGGAGATGCCGGTCACCACGGTCCGGATGACGCTCACCGGGCGCGAGGGCGGGACGCGGATGGAACTGCGGTCCGTGTTCGACAGCCGGGAGCAGATGGAGCAGCTGGCCGAGATGGGCATGGTGGAGGGCATGAGCCAGGCCGTCGGCCAGATGGACGCGCTGCTGGAGGGCTGA
- a CDS encoding FAD-dependent oxidoreductase — MTEKQHSGDSYWLNTAPGGEPRPALDDDLDVDVAVIGGGIAGLCTAWELARAGRSVAVLEADRIAAGVTGHTTAKITALHSLVYDKLRRTRGSEGARLYARSQAEAIERTAGVVAELGVDCAWERRSAYTYVTDAARVDEVRAEARAAREAGLPASFVTETGLPFPVAGAVEVTDQAQFHPREYLLALADDIETHGGRLYEDTTVLGLEEGEPCRLSTATGASVTARDVVVATHYPLFDRSMLFTRLSPRRELVVAGPVPAGLDPDGMYITPEEGTRSVRTAPYGDDASRRLLVVTGEHFTPGTGDTRARFDRLAQWARRHFPGVELTHFWATQDNDPTDTVPLVGPLHPGARHAYVATGFGGWGMSGGMMAGRLLAAQITGGECAWAGLYDPRRLASTVREAPAFLKHQAQVAKHFVGGRLRPSPPVEALPPGEGAVVRTEGGRLAVYRDDDGALHAVSARCTHMGCLVDFNAAERAWECPCHGSRFDTDGKVVQGPATKPLERRDI, encoded by the coding sequence ATGACGGAGAAGCAGCACTCGGGTGACTCGTACTGGCTGAACACCGCGCCCGGCGGGGAGCCCCGCCCCGCACTGGACGACGACCTCGACGTGGACGTGGCGGTGATCGGCGGCGGCATCGCCGGTCTGTGCACGGCCTGGGAGCTGGCCCGGGCCGGGCGCAGCGTCGCCGTGCTGGAGGCCGACCGGATCGCGGCGGGCGTCACCGGGCACACCACGGCGAAGATCACCGCGCTGCACTCGCTGGTCTACGACAAGCTGCGCCGCACCCGCGGCAGCGAGGGCGCGCGGCTGTACGCCAGGTCGCAGGCGGAGGCCATCGAGCGGACCGCCGGGGTGGTGGCGGAGCTCGGCGTCGACTGCGCGTGGGAGCGCCGCAGCGCGTACACCTACGTCACGGACGCCGCGCGGGTGGACGAGGTGCGCGCGGAGGCGCGGGCCGCGCGGGAGGCGGGCCTGCCCGCGTCCTTCGTGACGGAGACCGGGCTGCCGTTCCCGGTGGCGGGGGCGGTGGAGGTGACGGACCAGGCGCAGTTCCATCCGCGCGAGTACCTGCTGGCGCTCGCCGACGACATCGAGACGCACGGCGGCCGTCTGTACGAGGACACCACGGTGCTGGGCCTGGAGGAGGGCGAGCCGTGCCGGCTGTCGACGGCGACCGGGGCCTCCGTCACGGCCCGGGACGTCGTGGTCGCCACCCACTACCCGCTCTTCGACCGGTCGATGCTGTTCACCCGCCTCTCCCCGCGCCGCGAGCTGGTCGTCGCCGGCCCGGTCCCGGCCGGGCTGGACCCGGACGGCATGTACATCACCCCCGAGGAGGGCACCCGCTCGGTGCGCACCGCGCCCTACGGCGACGACGCCTCGCGCCGGCTGCTGGTGGTCACCGGCGAGCACTTCACGCCCGGCACCGGCGACACCCGCGCCCGCTTCGACCGGCTGGCGCAGTGGGCCCGCCGGCACTTCCCCGGCGTGGAGCTGACCCACTTCTGGGCCACCCAGGACAACGACCCCACCGACACGGTGCCGCTGGTCGGGCCGCTGCACCCGGGCGCCCGGCACGCGTACGTCGCCACCGGATTCGGCGGCTGGGGCATGAGCGGCGGCATGATGGCGGGCCGGCTGCTCGCCGCGCAGATCACCGGCGGGGAGTGCGCCTGGGCCGGGCTGTACGACCCGCGGCGCCTGGCCTCCACCGTGCGTGAGGCGCCGGCCTTCCTCAAGCACCAGGCGCAGGTCGCCAAGCACTTCGTCGGCGGCCGGCTGCGCCCGTCGCCGCCGGTGGAGGCGCTGCCGCCGGGCGAGGGCGCGGTGGTGCGCACGGAGGGCGGCCGGCTGGCGGTCTACCGGGACGACGACGGCGCCCTGCACGCGGTCTCCGCCCGCTGCACCCACATGGGCTGCCTGGTCGACTTCAACGCGGCCGAGCGCGCGTGGGAGTGCCCGTGCCACGGGTCCCGCTTCGACACGGACGGCAAGGTCGTCCAGGGTCCGGCGACCAAACCGCTGGAGCGGCGGGACATCTGA
- a CDS encoding polysaccharide deacetylase family protein: MITLSRRVIAVCALAAALTACGATTGPAVRPPAPAPSPAAPSAPPTLAAGPAGLTPVFEHGPRDAGKTVALTFDADMTADQGPRAAAGERFDHPRLIETLRALEVPATVFMTGRWAEEYPDQARAIGRDPLFEVANHSYSHHAFTGDCYGLPTVPEERMRADVERAYQVFRAVGVPDPMPYFRFPGGCHDRRALKALIPAGVTAVQWDVVGGDAFATDADAVARQVLDGVRPGSVVVLHCTRSAAPTTEEAVRTVVPELRRQGYRFVKVSELIGAANGRG, translated from the coding sequence GTGATCACACTTTCACGTCGTGTCATCGCCGTCTGTGCCCTCGCCGCCGCCCTCACCGCCTGCGGCGCCACCACCGGCCCCGCCGTGCGGCCGCCCGCCCCCGCGCCCTCCCCCGCCGCCCCGTCGGCTCCCCCCACGCTCGCCGCGGGACCCGCGGGCCTCACCCCGGTCTTCGAGCACGGCCCCCGGGACGCCGGGAAGACCGTCGCCCTCACCTTCGACGCCGACATGACCGCCGACCAGGGCCCGCGGGCCGCGGCGGGCGAGCGCTTCGACCATCCGCGGCTGATCGAGACGCTGCGCGCGCTGGAGGTGCCGGCGACGGTGTTCATGACGGGCCGGTGGGCCGAGGAGTACCCGGACCAGGCCCGTGCCATCGGCCGGGACCCGCTCTTCGAGGTCGCCAACCACTCGTACAGCCACCACGCCTTCACCGGCGACTGCTACGGCCTGCCCACGGTGCCGGAGGAGCGGATGCGGGCCGACGTGGAGCGGGCGTACCAGGTGTTCCGGGCGGTGGGCGTGCCCGATCCGATGCCGTACTTCCGCTTCCCGGGCGGCTGTCACGACCGGCGGGCGCTGAAGGCGCTCATCCCGGCCGGCGTCACGGCCGTGCAGTGGGACGTCGTCGGCGGCGACGCCTTCGCCACCGACGCGGACGCCGTGGCCCGGCAGGTGCTGGACGGGGTGCGGCCCGGTTCGGTGGTCGTCCTGCACTGCACCCGCAGCGCCGCCCCGACGACGGAGGAGGCGGTGCGGACGGTCGTCCCGGAACTGCGCCGCCAGGGGTACCGCTTCGTCAAGGTCTCCGAGCTGATCGGCGCCGCGAACGGCCGCGGCTGA
- a CDS encoding alpha/beta hydrolase — MPIRRTTAAALLSGAVLLSASLAACGPAGDGGAAGGGGEEDDRGRIWAQSLDWKDCPVPSPLQGGGEAPEPLPDGTRWQCAGMRAPLDWDRPGGETIDIALIRAASRADAADRIGSLLFNFGGPGESGVTALPALAPDYEQLRSRYDLVSFDPRGVGASAGVACLDAEAAQARTEQDDTPDDGDDEVTALLQARQRHADACARESGRVLPHVGTEDAARDMDLLRHLLGDEKLHYFGISYGTELGGVYAHLFPGHVGRAVLDGVVDPTLDQMEGALAQAGGFQLAFDHFAQWCVDTGCALGDSPEEVMELVMGLEETLDDEPLTVGGDRVLTGSQLIDAVVRALHLETAWPALEVGLQLLAADEGETLLGLADALNGRHADGYSGRQDARTAITCADRSDRYTVDDVREQAAAFEEASPLFGDALAWGALQCADWPVPGRAEHPDVSAPGAPPVLLVGTTGDPATPYEGAARMAERLGEGVGVELTYEGEGHGAYGSGNTCVREAVNAYLLDGTVPAAGTVCEREPLQGKG, encoded by the coding sequence ATGCCGATACGACGTACGACAGCCGCTGCCCTGCTGTCCGGCGCCGTCCTGCTCTCCGCCTCCCTGGCCGCCTGCGGCCCGGCCGGCGACGGCGGGGCCGCGGGCGGAGGCGGCGAGGAGGACGACCGCGGACGGATATGGGCGCAGTCCCTCGACTGGAAGGACTGCCCCGTACCGTCCCCCCTGCAGGGCGGAGGAGAGGCGCCCGAGCCGTTGCCGGACGGCACCCGCTGGCAGTGCGCCGGCATGCGGGCGCCGCTGGACTGGGACAGACCGGGCGGCGAGACCATCGACATCGCCCTGATCCGGGCGGCGTCCCGCGCGGACGCCGCCGACCGCATCGGTTCGCTGCTGTTCAACTTCGGCGGGCCCGGCGAGTCCGGTGTGACCGCCCTGCCCGCCCTCGCCCCCGACTACGAGCAACTCCGTTCCCGTTACGACCTGGTGAGCTTCGACCCGCGCGGGGTCGGCGCGAGCGCCGGGGTCGCCTGCCTGGACGCCGAGGCGGCACAGGCGAGGACCGAGCAGGACGACACCCCCGACGACGGGGACGACGAGGTGACCGCCCTGCTCCAGGCGCGGCAGCGGCACGCGGACGCCTGCGCACGGGAGTCGGGACGCGTGCTGCCGCACGTGGGCACCGAGGACGCCGCCCGCGACATGGACCTGCTGCGTCATCTGCTCGGTGACGAGAAGCTGCACTACTTCGGGATCTCCTACGGCACCGAACTGGGCGGCGTCTACGCCCACTTGTTCCCCGGGCACGTGGGCCGTGCCGTCCTGGACGGCGTCGTGGACCCGACGCTGGACCAGATGGAGGGCGCGCTCGCGCAGGCGGGCGGGTTCCAGCTCGCGTTCGACCACTTCGCCCAGTGGTGCGTGGACACCGGCTGCGCGCTCGGCGACAGCCCGGAGGAGGTCATGGAGCTCGTCATGGGACTGGAGGAGACCCTGGACGACGAGCCGCTGACCGTCGGCGGGGACAGGGTGCTCACCGGTTCCCAGCTGATCGACGCCGTCGTCCGGGCGCTCCACCTGGAGACCGCGTGGCCCGCCCTGGAGGTGGGGCTGCAACTGCTCGCCGCCGACGAGGGCGAGACCCTGCTCGGCCTCGCGGACGCGCTCAACGGCCGTCACGCCGACGGCTACAGCGGCCGGCAGGACGCCCGGACCGCCATCACCTGCGCCGACCGCAGCGACCGTTACACCGTGGACGACGTGCGGGAACAGGCCGCCGCGTTCGAGGAGGCCTCCCCCCTCTTCGGCGACGCCCTGGCGTGGGGCGCGCTGCAGTGCGCCGACTGGCCGGTGCCGGGCAGGGCCGAGCACCCGGACGTGAGCGCGCCGGGCGCGCCGCCGGTCCTGCTCGTCGGCACCACCGGTGACCCGGCGACGCCCTACGAGGGCGCCGCGCGGATGGCGGAGCGCCTCGGCGAGGGCGTGGGCGTGGAACTCACCTACGAGGGCGAGGGCCACGGCGCGTACGGCTCCGGCAACACCTGTGTGCGCGAGGCCGTGAACGCGTACCTGCTGGACGGCACGGTGCCGGCCGCGGGGACCGTGTGCGAGCGGGAGCCGCTCCAGGGCAAGGGGTGA
- a CDS encoding alkaline phosphatase PhoX — protein sequence MPENGSPHGSTATTRRQLLARSGAVGVGIAFTGALSELFTGTSAAQHLGHTGYGDLVPDPDGLLDLPEGFRYTVLSREGDPLSSGEGPVPSNHDGMAAFAGRQGRTHLVRNHENRVTGRVPVPVVEGLTYDPEGKGGCTALTLDRSGRVVSERVAIAGTAVNCAGGPTPWNTWLTCEETEDKAGTNGYAKDHGFIFEVDGADPRRTGAVPLTAMGRFQHEAVAVDPRRGVVYETEDAFQRPFGLFYRFLPRKPLGGTGSLRAGGKLQAMRVPGVPDLSSVQEIGARFDDIEWVDVPDPLAVETPIRFQDFGPKGITHAQKLEGCYWGGRSVYFVSSFARAADGSAADHYGQIWRYDPDRRRLTLVIVFGPDTDVQLPGESPDNICLAPSGGLMVCEDGGGAQHVYGVTRRGEVYPMARNRQNTGTAEDPEWGEFAGVTFSPDGRTMYVNVYDPGTTFAVTGPWRR from the coding sequence ATGCCAGAAAACGGGTCCCCCCACGGCTCCACGGCAACAACCCGACGCCAGCTGCTCGCCCGTTCCGGCGCCGTGGGTGTCGGCATCGCCTTCACCGGCGCCCTGTCCGAGCTGTTCACCGGCACCTCCGCCGCTCAGCACCTCGGCCACACCGGCTACGGCGACCTGGTCCCCGACCCCGACGGACTGCTCGACCTGCCCGAGGGCTTCCGCTACACGGTGCTCTCCCGGGAGGGTGACCCGCTGAGCTCCGGCGAGGGTCCCGTCCCCTCCAACCACGACGGCATGGCCGCCTTCGCCGGCCGGCAGGGCCGTACCCACCTGGTCCGCAACCACGAGAACCGCGTCACCGGCAGGGTCCCGGTCCCGGTGGTCGAGGGGCTGACGTACGACCCGGAGGGCAAGGGCGGCTGCACCGCCCTGACCCTCGACCGGAGCGGCCGGGTGGTCTCCGAGCGGGTGGCGATCGCCGGTACGGCCGTCAACTGCGCGGGCGGGCCCACCCCGTGGAACACCTGGCTGACCTGCGAGGAGACCGAGGACAAGGCCGGCACCAACGGCTACGCCAAGGACCACGGCTTCATCTTCGAGGTCGACGGCGCCGATCCCCGCCGCACCGGCGCCGTACCGCTGACCGCGATGGGCCGCTTCCAGCACGAGGCGGTCGCGGTGGACCCGCGGCGGGGCGTGGTCTACGAGACGGAGGACGCCTTCCAGCGCCCCTTCGGCCTGTTCTACCGCTTCCTGCCGAGGAAGCCGCTGGGCGGCACGGGCTCGCTGCGCGCGGGCGGCAAGCTCCAGGCGATGCGGGTGCCGGGGGTCCCGGACCTGTCCTCGGTCCAGGAGATCGGCGCCCGTTTCGACGACATCGAGTGGGTCGACGTACCGGACCCGCTGGCCGTCGAGACCCCCATCCGGTTCCAGGACTTCGGTCCGAAGGGCATCACCCACGCGCAGAAGCTGGAAGGCTGCTACTGGGGCGGCCGCTCCGTCTACTTCGTGTCGTCCTTCGCCCGCGCCGCCGACGGCTCGGCCGCCGACCACTACGGGCAGATCTGGCGCTACGACCCGGACCGGCGCCGCCTCACCCTGGTGATCGTCTTCGGCCCGGACACCGACGTCCAGCTGCCCGGCGAGTCCCCGGACAACATCTGCCTCGCGCCCAGCGGCGGCCTGATGGTGTGCGAGGACGGCGGCGGCGCCCAGCACGTCTACGGCGTCACCCGGCGCGGCGAGGTCTACCCGATGGCCCGCAACCGCCAGAACACGGGCACGGCCGAGGACCCGGAGTGGGGCGAGTTCGCCGGCGTCACGTTCTCCCCGGACGGCCGGACGATGTACGTCAACGTCTACGACCCGGGCACGACGTTCGCCGTGACGGGGCCCTGGCGCCGCTGA
- a CDS encoding gas vesicle structural protein GvpA, with amino-acid sequence MTQVVPQRGGGGSSGLYDVLELILDRGLVIDAFVRVSLVGIEILKIDIRIVVASVDTYLRFAEACNRLDLESGPRKPAGLTELPDKMRESGSRGAAKGLLSGALETVSEAFQQAREEPRRK; translated from the coding sequence ATGACTCAGGTGGTGCCGCAGCGTGGCGGGGGAGGCTCCAGCGGTCTCTACGACGTACTGGAGCTGATCCTCGACCGAGGACTGGTGATCGACGCGTTCGTGCGGGTGTCCTTGGTCGGTATCGAGATACTCAAGATCGACATCCGCATCGTGGTGGCCAGCGTGGACACCTACTTGCGCTTCGCCGAGGCGTGCAACCGGCTCGATCTGGAGTCCGGGCCGCGCAAGCCCGCCGGGCTGACCGAACTCCCGGACAAGATGCGTGAATCAGGCTCCCGGGGAGCGGCCAAGGGGCTGCTGTCCGGTGCCTTGGAGACCGTCTCCGAGGCCTTCCAGCAGGCGCGCGAGGAGCCGAGGCGGAAGTAG
- a CDS encoding metalloregulator ArsR/SmtB family transcription factor translates to MVVDGIDEADRAVDRLFHALADATRRDMLRRCVRGELSVSRLAAAYPMSFAAVQKHVTVLERAGLVTKERRGREQLVRTDFEAVARARQALDALESAWRDRVDRMSGLLSEEDGRDTGRQPAPSDRKGTDG, encoded by the coding sequence ATGGTTGTAGATGGGATCGATGAGGCCGACCGGGCCGTGGACCGGCTGTTCCACGCGCTGGCCGACGCGACGCGTCGCGACATGCTCCGCCGCTGTGTCCGCGGTGAGCTGTCCGTGTCACGGCTGGCCGCCGCGTACCCGATGAGCTTCGCGGCGGTGCAGAAACACGTCACGGTGCTGGAGCGGGCCGGGCTGGTCACCAAGGAGCGGCGCGGACGGGAGCAGCTCGTGCGCACCGACTTCGAGGCGGTGGCCCGCGCGCGGCAGGCGCTCGACGCGCTGGAGTCGGCCTGGCGGGACCGGGTGGACCGGATGTCCGGCCTGCTCTCCGAGGAGGACGGCCGGGACACCGGCCGGCAGCCCGCACCAAGCGACAGGAAAGGAACGGACGGATGA